The following coding sequences lie in one Euhalothece natronophila Z-M001 genomic window:
- a CDS encoding ferredoxin reductase family protein — protein sequence MKRLLMHNPIAVALLWVTAYLLITLFPLAVVLLYPAPENREFWVDFSVALGFIGLAMMILQFALTARVNRIEASYGIDILLQFHRYTSLAAFVMVVIHPIILFIVQPETLELLNILEAPWRARLAVIGTLAFFIMVATTIWRKPLKIPYEPWRAAHSILAVIAVGFGFGHTLGVANYLSFFWKVVLWSAMILVALWLITYVRLVKPWLLTKRPYLVEEVVPLRGDVWKLALRPSGHEGFTFQPGQFAWITLGIHPIRMREHPFSMSSSGDHPERIEFGIKALGDFTRSIKNIKPGTKAYLDGPYGVFTTERYWDSAGFVLIAGGVGITPMYSMLVTAVERQDDRPFLLIYSARSWEDFTYREELEVIKTKLNLQIIYVPRHGDENWTGETGYVDKDLLERYIPIHRGSRQYFICAAPVMMDAVEAGLLSLDVPVTNIHMEHFNLA from the coding sequence ATGAAACGTTTGTTAATGCACAACCCCATTGCTGTAGCCTTATTATGGGTTACTGCTTACTTGCTAATTACCCTATTTCCTCTAGCAGTCGTATTATTATATCCTGCGCCAGAGAATCGCGAGTTTTGGGTTGACTTTTCTGTTGCCCTCGGGTTTATTGGCTTAGCGATGATGATTTTACAATTTGCTCTCACTGCTAGGGTTAATCGCATTGAGGCTTCCTACGGAATTGACATTTTACTCCAATTTCATCGCTACACTTCTTTAGCTGCTTTTGTCATGGTGGTGATCCACCCGATCATTTTATTTATCGTCCAGCCAGAAACTCTAGAATTACTAAATATCCTAGAAGCACCTTGGCGAGCAAGATTAGCCGTAATTGGTACTCTTGCGTTTTTCATAATGGTGGCGACCACAATTTGGCGTAAACCTTTGAAAATTCCTTATGAACCTTGGCGGGCTGCCCATAGCATTCTTGCGGTGATTGCTGTCGGGTTTGGTTTTGGACATACCTTAGGGGTTGCCAATTATCTCAGCTTCTTTTGGAAAGTTGTTCTTTGGTCAGCAATGATTTTAGTAGCCCTTTGGTTGATTACTTATGTCCGTTTAGTAAAACCTTGGCTATTAACCAAACGCCCGTATTTAGTGGAGGAAGTTGTCCCTCTTAGAGGTGATGTTTGGAAATTAGCCTTAAGACCAAGTGGTCATGAAGGCTTTACCTTCCAACCTGGTCAGTTTGCTTGGATAACGTTAGGTATTCATCCTATTCGGATGCGGGAACATCCCTTTTCTATGTCTTCTAGTGGTGATCATCCTGAGCGTATTGAATTTGGAATTAAAGCTCTCGGAGACTTCACTCGGAGCATTAAAAATATTAAACCTGGAACAAAAGCTTATTTAGACGGTCCCTATGGAGTTTTTACAACTGAGCGTTATTGGGATAGCGCTGGTTTTGTCCTGATTGCTGGCGGTGTTGGGATTACACCCATGTATAGTATGCTTGTCACAGCAGTAGAGCGTCAAGATGATCGTCCTTTTCTTTTGATTTATTCGGCTCGGAGTTGGGAAGATTTTACTTATCGAGAAGAATTAGAAGTCATCAAAACCAAATTAAACTTGCAAATTATTTATGTCCCTCGACATGGTGATGAGAACTGGACAGGGGAAACTGGTTATGTAGATAAAGATCTTTTAGAACGTTATATTCCTATTCATCGAGGCAGTCGCCAGTATTTTATTTGTGCTGCCCCAGTGATGATGGATGCTGTAGAGGCAGGGTTATTGTCTTTAGATGTGCCAGTAACTAACATCCACATGGAACACTTTAACTTAGCTTAA
- a CDS encoding histidine triad nucleotide-binding protein — protein MSNTIFTKIINREIPADIVYEDDRALAFKDINPQAPTHILVIPKKPIPQIAAAEEADQDLLGYLLLIVKQVATEAGLDSGYRVVINNGPDAGQTVDHLHLHIIGGRSLQWPPG, from the coding sequence ATGAGCAATACCATTTTTACCAAAATAATTAACCGTGAAATTCCTGCTGACATCGTCTATGAAGACGATCGCGCTCTCGCTTTTAAGGATATTAACCCCCAAGCCCCAACCCATATTCTTGTGATTCCCAAAAAACCAATTCCTCAAATTGCAGCAGCAGAAGAAGCAGATCAAGATCTTCTGGGCTATTTATTACTAATTGTTAAGCAAGTCGCTACCGAAGCTGGGTTAGATAGTGGTTACCGTGTCGTTATTAATAATGGACCTGATGCTGGTCAAACAGTTGATCATCTCCATTTACACATTATCGGAGGTCGCTCTTTACAATGGCCCCCAGGCTAA
- the psbA gene encoding photosystem II q(b) protein yields the protein MTTTLQQQQSQNVWERFCQWVTSTNNRLYIGWFGVLMIPTLLTATTCFIIAFIAAPPVDIDGIREPVAGSLLYGNNIISGAVVPSSNAIGLHFYPIWEAASLDEWLYNGGPYQLIAFHFLIGVFCYLGREWELSYRLGMRPWICVAFSAPVAAATAVFLIYPIGQGSFSDGMPLGISGTFNFMFVFQAEHNILMHPFHMLGVAGVFGGALFSAMHGSLVTSSLVRETTENESQNNGYKFGQEEETYNIVAAHGYFGRLIFQYASFNNSRSLHFFLAAWPVIGIWFTALGVSTMAFNLNGFNFNQSVIDSQGRVINTWADVLNRANLGFEVMHERNAHNFPLDLASGEATPVAMQAPEING from the coding sequence ATGACAACCACCTTACAACAACAGCAAAGCCAAAACGTTTGGGAACGGTTTTGCCAGTGGGTGACCAGCACCAACAACCGCCTTTACATTGGTTGGTTCGGTGTCTTAATGATCCCCACCCTCTTAACCGCAACCACCTGCTTCATTATCGCCTTCATCGCAGCACCTCCTGTAGATATCGACGGCATTCGTGAACCCGTAGCTGGTTCTCTCCTCTACGGAAACAACATCATCTCTGGAGCAGTAGTTCCCTCCTCCAACGCCATCGGACTGCACTTCTATCCCATCTGGGAAGCAGCTAGCCTTGACGAATGGCTCTACAACGGTGGCCCCTATCAGCTCATCGCCTTCCACTTCTTAATCGGAGTCTTCTGCTACCTCGGACGTGAGTGGGAACTCTCCTATCGTTTAGGAATGCGCCCCTGGATTTGCGTAGCCTTCTCCGCACCAGTAGCAGCAGCCACCGCAGTCTTCTTAATCTATCCCATCGGACAAGGAAGCTTCTCCGACGGAATGCCCTTAGGAATCAGTGGAACCTTCAACTTCATGTTCGTGTTCCAAGCTGAGCACAACATCTTAATGCACCCCTTCCATATGCTCGGTGTTGCCGGGGTATTCGGAGGCGCCTTATTCTCCGCCATGCACGGTTCTCTCGTTACCTCCAGCTTAGTACGTGAGACCACCGAAAACGAAAGCCAAAACAACGGCTACAAATTCGGACAAGAAGAAGAAACCTACAACATCGTTGCAGCACACGGTTACTTTGGTCGCTTAATCTTCCAATACGCCAGCTTCAACAACAGCCGTAGCCTCCACTTCTTCTTAGCAGCGTGGCCAGTAATCGGAATCTGGTTTACCGCGTTAGGTGTAAGCACCATGGCGTTTAACCTCAACGGATTCAACTTCAACCAGTCTGTAATTGACAGTCAAGGACGTGTCATCAACACTTGGGCAGACGTATTAAACCGTGCAAACCTCGGATTTGAGGTCATGCACGAACGGAATGCTCATAACTTCCCCTTAGACTTAGCATCTGGTGAAGCAACTCCTGTTGCCATGCAAGCACCTGAAATCAACGGCTAA